A stretch of the Capsicum annuum cultivar UCD-10X-F1 chromosome 8, UCD10Xv1.1, whole genome shotgun sequence genome encodes the following:
- the LOC107839295 gene encoding abscisic acid receptor PYL8, which produces MEAQFVERYHSHQPSDHQSSSSLVKHIKAPVDIVWSLVRRFDQPQKYKPFISRCTVKGDLTIGSVREVNVKSGLPATTSTERLELLDDEEHILGIRIVGGDHRLKNYSSVITVHPETLDGRPGTLVIESFMVDVPEGNTQEETCYFVKALINCNLKSLADVSERMAMQGGVVPTSVNWSSSNQIET; this is translated from the exons ATGGAGGCACAGTTTGTAGAAAGATACCATAGTCATCAGCCTAGTGACCATCAAAGTAGTTCATCTCTTGTTAAGCACATCAAAGCACCTGTTGATATT GTTTGGTCACTCGTAAGGAGATTCGATCAGCCTCAGAAGTATAAGCCATTTATTAGCAGGTGTACTGTGAAGGGTGATCTTACAATTGGTAGTGTTAGAGAGGTGAATGTCAAGTCTGGTCTTCCAGCCACCACTAGCACCGAAAGATTGGAACTTCTTGATGATGAGGAGCATATCCTTGGCATCAGAATCGTTGGTGGCGATCACAGGCTTAAG AACTATTCTTCGGTTATTACAGTCCATCCCGAGACACTTGATGGTAGACCGGGGACACTGGTGATTGAGTCATTTATGGTGGATGTGCCTGAAGGGAACACTCAAGAGGAGACTTGCTACTTTGTGAAGGCCTTAATCAATTGCAATCTGAAATCACTAGCTGATGTATCTGAGAGAATGGCTATGCAGGGAGGTGTTGTACCCACCAGTGTGAACTGGTCTTCTAGTAACCAGATCGAGACATGA